In a genomic window of Oceaniferula marina:
- the rph gene encoding ribonuclease PH codes for MTRPDGRSYDQLRPISFQHGIAPHATGSVLVSFGNTRVICAATIQEDIPRWMKMQKVGGGWLTAEYNMLPYSTLDRKARDITRGKIDGRSSEIQRLIGRSLRAVVDLKALGHRTVWLDCDVLQADGGTRTASITGGCVAVAIALNKLIAEGKLRTFPMKKLISGISAGIFQNEAILDLDYPEDKHASVDFNVVMTEDHEFVEVQGSGEEAVFSSEQMDAMLDLARKGVSEITELQKQAILDADQASPGDLASLVDAINH; via the coding sequence ATGACTCGTCCCGACGGCCGCTCCTATGACCAACTTCGCCCGATTTCCTTCCAGCATGGTATCGCCCCCCACGCCACCGGCTCCGTGCTCGTTTCCTTTGGCAACACCCGCGTGATCTGCGCCGCCACCATCCAGGAAGACATCCCACGCTGGATGAAAATGCAAAAAGTCGGCGGAGGCTGGCTGACCGCAGAGTACAACATGCTCCCCTACTCCACCCTCGACCGCAAAGCACGCGATATCACCCGCGGAAAAATCGACGGCCGCTCATCTGAAATCCAGCGCCTGATCGGCCGCTCCCTACGCGCCGTTGTCGACCTGAAAGCCCTCGGCCACCGCACGGTCTGGCTCGATTGTGACGTGCTGCAGGCAGACGGAGGCACCCGCACCGCCTCGATCACCGGTGGCTGTGTCGCCGTAGCCATTGCGCTCAATAAGCTCATCGCCGAAGGAAAACTCAGGACTTTCCCGATGAAAAAACTCATCTCCGGTATCAGTGCCGGCATCTTCCAAAACGAAGCCATCCTCGACCTCGACTACCCGGAGGACAAACATGCCAGCGTGGATTTCAACGTGGTCATGACCGAAGACCACGAATTTGTCGAAGTCCAAGGCAGCGGCGAAGAGGCCGTTTTCAGCTCCGAGCAAATGGATGCCATGCTCGATCTCGCACGCAAAGGCGTCAGCGAAATCACCGAATTACAAAAACAAGCCATCCTCGATGCCGATCAAGCCAGCCCGGGAGATCTGGCCAGCCTGGTGGATGCCATCAACCATTAA